The following coding sequences are from one Methanosarcina sp. WWM596 window:
- a CDS encoding universal stress protein has protein sequence MKSNIYGKIMVATDGSELVKKAVDTAIEIARLGGAKLYAIHVVESGSISLTHPRDMGWDKAMKEHLTAEGKKAAAYVETAGKAANVEVEPVILEGNPAHEIIEFAEENDIDLIVMGTHGRTGVQRFLLGSVAQNVTRHSRKAVLVVRGTEAE, from the coding sequence ATGAAAAGTAATATCTACGGGAAGATAATGGTTGCAACGGATGGTTCGGAACTCGTCAAAAAAGCGGTTGATACGGCGATTGAGATCGCAAGACTGGGCGGGGCAAAGCTCTATGCTATACACGTAGTCGAATCAGGAAGTATTTCCCTGACTCATCCAAGAGACATGGGATGGGATAAAGCAATGAAAGAGCACCTAACTGCCGAAGGAAAGAAAGCGGCAGCTTATGTAGAAACTGCAGGAAAAGCCGCGAATGTTGAGGTCGAACCCGTTATCCTTGAAGGAAATCCAGCGCATGAAATTATTGAGTTTGCAGAAGAAAATGATATAGACCTGATCGTGATGGGAACACACGGCAGGACAGGAGTCCAGAGGTTTTTGCTGGGAAGCGTGGCTCAAAATGTAACGAGACATTCCAGAAAAGCCGTACTCGTAGTGAGAGGAACGGAAGCCGAATAA
- a CDS encoding ferredoxin family protein, which translates to MNERIRLIIADEKKCIGCRACTSVCPEGIIHFSEEGGMRNIQFPGSCTLNCELCALNCPENAIMFLLREESNIEENIEGKLGGKLEGEKKAGENRVLLPDRIISLKLTPCRKCGATFATLKELEKVRRAISEKVPLLSGEDFWMELCPGCRRGTFREKEAKTLLMTRQF; encoded by the coding sequence ATGAACGAAAGAATAAGGTTGATTATAGCGGATGAGAAAAAGTGTATAGGGTGCAGGGCCTGTACATCGGTTTGTCCTGAGGGAATAATTCATTTTTCAGAAGAAGGAGGCATGAGGAACATACAGTTCCCTGGAAGCTGTACCCTGAACTGTGAACTCTGCGCCCTGAACTGTCCTGAAAACGCAATAATGTTTCTTTTGAGAGAAGAAAGCAATATAGAAGAAAATATAGAAGGAAAATTGGGAGGAAAATTGGAAGGGGAAAAAAAGGCAGGTGAAAACCGGGTTCTTCTACCGGACAGGATTATTTCCCTCAAACTCACACCCTGTAGGAAGTGCGGAGCCACATTTGCAACTCTCAAGGAACTTGAAAAAGTAAGGAGAGCCATTTCCGAAAAAGTTCCCCTTCTTTCCGGAGAAGATTTCTGGATGGAACTCTGCCCTGGATGCAGGAGGGGTACTTTCAGAGAAAAAGAGGCGAAAACATTGCTCATGACAAGACAGTTCTGA
- a CDS encoding 4Fe-4S dicluster domain-containing protein — protein sequence MPAAVYCDLSRCIGCRACELACQRENKTSRISLEVVEGLAPVPVSCRQCETPLCTVPCPGGALRYENGRLEYDAEKCTGCGLCILACPFGAAVLKGGVIERCDFCPEKEIPVCVATCPTAALFCAEAESFGKNIRHRNVEKMKKILDPSIAAGREARR from the coding sequence ATGCCAGCCGCAGTATACTGTGACCTTTCCCGCTGTATTGGCTGCAGGGCCTGTGAACTTGCCTGCCAGAGAGAAAACAAAACCTCACGCATATCCTTAGAAGTCGTGGAAGGACTTGCTCCGGTTCCGGTTTCCTGCCGCCAGTGCGAGACCCCGCTCTGCACGGTTCCCTGTCCCGGAGGAGCTCTAAGGTACGAAAACGGCAGACTCGAATATGATGCTGAAAAATGTACGGGATGCGGGCTATGCATCCTTGCCTGTCCTTTCGGAGCTGCAGTCCTGAAGGGAGGAGTTATTGAACGCTGCGATTTCTGTCCGGAAAAAGAAATTCCTGTCTGTGTAGCCACCTGCCCTACAGCAGCCCTTTTCTGCGCAGAAGCCGAAAGTTTTGGAAAAAATATAAGGCATAGAAATGTGGAGAAAATGAAAAAAATCCTTGATCCTTCGATTGCCGCTGGCAGGGAGGCCCGGAGATGA
- the fdhF gene encoding formate dehydrogenase subunit alpha, with translation MEEKNLYPTICPYCSLGCGFFLEIKEGKIAGLSYMPGHPVNEGSLCPKGNASTEVLTHPDRLLHPLLKTENGWKEIGWEEALSLAAAKMGSTLKEYGPDALAFLGSAKCSNEENYLFQKIARLLGTNNVDNCARLCHASTLTGLGKSLGAGAMTNPLSDLENSDCIFVVGSNFAENHPVISRWILRAKERGAFVIVADPRRTPSTWLSDLFLRLRPGTDVALLNGMMHVIVSEGLQDREFIRKRTLGFERLEKILSEYAPEAASAITGVPAGDIIKAAREYAKANAAAILYSMGITQHISGTDNVIACSDLALICGQVGKKGAGIFPLRGQNNVQGACDMGALSEYFPGYGKVGDKEAAARLKKIWAAEKLSEKPGLTTAKMSEAAHAGKLKALYLLGEDPVNSHPDSLNVRKALEKLDFLVVQDIFMTDTAEYADLILPAAAWAEKEGSFTSTERRVQWVSRAIAPPGEAKADLEILQGFAEKLGLGLEYRDAGEVLAEISRAAPMYGGITKERLLQAYGVSWPCPESGHPGTPIMHTERFNTPDGLARLIPVEYRLPAESPEPAYPFLLTTGRTGLHYNGGSMSRRSSFLLEKEPELFVEINPSDAQTMKIEEGNNIILETRRGSTQAKARLTERVSRGVFFMPFHFSGTNMLTGDALDREAGIPEFKVSACRVRRV, from the coding sequence ATGGAAGAAAAAAACCTGTATCCCACAATCTGCCCTTACTGTAGTCTGGGCTGTGGATTTTTTCTTGAGATAAAGGAGGGAAAAATTGCAGGACTCAGTTATATGCCCGGACATCCGGTAAATGAAGGGAGCCTCTGCCCCAAAGGCAATGCTTCTACGGAGGTCCTGACCCACCCTGACCGGTTGCTGCACCCCCTCCTGAAGACTGAAAACGGCTGGAAAGAAATCGGCTGGGAAGAAGCCCTGAGCCTGGCGGCGGCAAAAATGGGTTCCACCCTGAAGGAATATGGCCCTGATGCCCTTGCATTTCTGGGCTCTGCCAAGTGCAGCAATGAAGAAAATTACCTGTTCCAGAAAATTGCCAGGCTGCTCGGGACAAATAATGTGGACAATTGTGCAAGACTCTGCCATGCGTCGACCCTGACAGGCCTCGGAAAGAGCCTTGGGGCAGGAGCCATGACAAACCCGCTCTCAGACCTTGAGAACTCCGATTGCATCTTCGTGGTGGGATCAAATTTTGCCGAAAACCATCCTGTCATATCCCGCTGGATTCTGCGGGCAAAGGAACGCGGGGCATTTGTGATTGTGGCTGACCCCCGCCGGACTCCCAGCACCTGGCTTTCGGACCTGTTCCTCAGGCTCAGGCCGGGCACGGATGTTGCCCTGTTAAACGGGATGATGCATGTGATAGTATCCGAAGGGCTCCAGGACAGGGAATTTATCCGGAAAAGAACCCTGGGCTTTGAAAGGCTTGAAAAAATCCTTTCCGAATATGCCCCTGAAGCCGCATCCGCAATCACAGGCGTTCCTGCAGGAGACATAATTAAAGCAGCCCGGGAGTATGCAAAGGCAAATGCTGCAGCAATACTCTATTCCATGGGAATCACCCAGCACATATCGGGCACTGACAACGTTATAGCCTGTTCGGATCTTGCCCTGATCTGCGGGCAGGTAGGGAAAAAGGGAGCAGGTATTTTTCCCCTGAGGGGACAGAACAATGTGCAGGGAGCCTGCGATATGGGAGCCCTTTCCGAATACTTTCCAGGGTACGGAAAAGTTGGGGATAAGGAAGCAGCCGCAAGGCTGAAGAAAATCTGGGCAGCTGAAAAACTTTCGGAAAAACCCGGCCTTACGACCGCGAAAATGAGTGAGGCTGCTCATGCAGGAAAGCTTAAAGCTCTTTACCTGCTCGGAGAAGACCCGGTAAACTCGCATCCAGATTCTCTCAATGTGAGAAAAGCCCTGGAAAAACTGGACTTTCTGGTAGTACAGGACATTTTCATGACAGATACAGCCGAATATGCCGACCTGATATTGCCAGCTGCCGCCTGGGCGGAAAAAGAAGGAAGCTTTACCTCTACCGAAAGACGGGTCCAGTGGGTTTCAAGGGCTATTGCCCCACCGGGAGAAGCAAAAGCCGACCTTGAGATCCTTCAGGGGTTTGCAGAAAAGCTAGGGTTGGGTCTTGAATACAGGGATGCCGGAGAGGTGCTTGCCGAAATTTCCCGGGCAGCCCCAATGTACGGTGGCATAACAAAAGAGAGGCTGCTGCAAGCGTACGGAGTAAGCTGGCCATGTCCCGAATCCGGGCATCCAGGGACCCCTATAATGCACACGGAAAGGTTCAACACCCCTGACGGGTTGGCCAGGCTCATTCCGGTGGAATACAGGCTTCCTGCCGAGAGCCCCGAACCAGCCTACCCTTTTCTGCTTACAACAGGCAGGACAGGGCTTCACTATAACGGAGGTTCTATGAGCAGGCGGAGCAGTTTCCTGCTAGAAAAAGAACCTGAACTCTTTGTGGAAATCAACCCTTCGGATGCACAGACCATGAAAATCGAAGAAGGAAACAACATTATACTGGAAACCCGGCGTGGAAGCACACAAGCAAAAGCCAGGCTGACCGAAAGGGTAAGCAGGGGAGTATTTTTCATGCCTTTCCACTTTTCGGGGACAAACATGCTGACAGGAGACGCCCTTGACAGAGAAGCCGGAATTCCCGAATTCAAAGTCTCAGCCTGTCGGGTAAGGAGGGTATGA
- a CDS encoding 4Fe-4S dicluster domain-containing protein, giving the protein MKEVLIRPELCMGCRSCEIACAVEHSESKNLFAAVMEKPTPQKRIYVEYVPEYNAAIPMTCRHCEDAPCTTVCPTKALKQDEITRVVTHSTDLCIGCWTCSMVCNYGVIGRQKEARVAVKCNLCPDREIPACVEACPTNALVFLEVKKLSGVKRTEAALKLARGMQGKAL; this is encoded by the coding sequence ATGAAAGAAGTATTGATCCGACCGGAACTCTGCATGGGCTGCCGTTCCTGCGAAATCGCCTGTGCTGTTGAACACTCCGAAAGTAAGAACCTTTTTGCAGCCGTCATGGAAAAACCAACACCTCAGAAACGGATATATGTTGAATATGTCCCCGAATATAATGCAGCCATTCCCATGACCTGCAGGCACTGTGAGGACGCCCCCTGCACAACCGTCTGCCCCACAAAAGCCCTGAAACAGGATGAAATCACCAGGGTGGTTACCCATAGCACGGACCTCTGCATAGGTTGCTGGACCTGTTCTATGGTCTGCAACTACGGCGTGATAGGCCGACAGAAAGAAGCAAGAGTAGCCGTGAAATGCAACCTCTGTCCGGATAGGGAAATCCCCGCCTGCGTGGAGGCCTGCCCCACAAATGCCCTTGTCTTTTTAGAGGTAAAGAAGCTCTCGGGGGTAAAACGCACGGAAGCTGCCCTGAAACTGGCAAGGGGAATGCAGGGAAAAGCCCTCTGA
- the cooS gene encoding anaerobic carbon-monoxide dehydrogenase catalytic subunit: protein MKPKAYDRSIDPASRAMLRKAENEGIETAWDRYEKQLPQCSFGQLGICCRNCNMGPCRIDPFGEGADKGICGATADIIVARNLLRMIAAGAAAHSDHARDAVLTFKKMTGGEAGSYSIKDEVKLKALAAEYGIPVEERSKEEIAAELADALVVEFGKQEGPIQFTRRAPVERVKLWTKVGIDPRGVDREIVECMHRTHIGVDNDPVHILLHGLRTSLSDGWGGSMIATDVQDVLFGTPTPIKSTVNLGVLAEDKVNLVIHGHESILSEMILEASEDPEILKLAKEKGAKGINITGMCCTGNETLMRHGIPTAGNFLQQELAVITGAVEAMVVDVQCIMPALGTLTSCYHTKFISTSPKADFPGTVRMEFHEETAYEIAKEIVRTAVENYPNRNPARVNIPDEKQECMVGFSAEAILAALGGTPAPLIDAITGGAVKGIGAVVGCNNVKVKHNYGHVNLVKELIKNNVLVVTTGCNAIACAEAGLLVPEAAAMAGDGLKGVCEALGIPPVLHMGSCVDISRILLLASAVAKTLGVDISDLPVAGAAPEWMSEKAVSIGVYVVASGVYTVLGTVPPVLGSSEVTKLLTEGLDKVVGATFAVETDPFKAANLMLKHIEGKRRDLGLKP, encoded by the coding sequence ATGAAACCGAAAGCATATGATAGAAGCATCGACCCTGCCAGCAGGGCCATGCTACGGAAAGCAGAAAATGAAGGTATCGAAACCGCCTGGGACCGCTATGAGAAACAACTGCCTCAGTGCAGTTTCGGGCAGCTTGGAATCTGCTGCCGGAACTGCAATATGGGCCCCTGCAGGATAGACCCCTTTGGAGAAGGAGCAGATAAAGGGATATGTGGCGCTACCGCAGACATCATAGTCGCAAGAAACCTCCTCAGGATGATTGCCGCGGGGGCAGCAGCTCACTCCGACCACGCCAGGGACGCCGTACTGACCTTCAAGAAAATGACCGGAGGAGAAGCCGGAAGTTACAGCATAAAGGACGAGGTAAAACTGAAAGCCCTTGCAGCCGAATATGGAATTCCGGTCGAAGAAAGAAGCAAGGAAGAAATAGCAGCCGAACTGGCAGACGCCCTTGTTGTCGAGTTCGGAAAGCAGGAAGGACCGATCCAGTTTACCCGCCGGGCTCCCGTAGAAAGGGTTAAGCTCTGGACGAAAGTCGGGATTGACCCGAGAGGCGTTGACCGGGAAATAGTGGAATGCATGCACAGGACACATATTGGTGTGGACAACGACCCGGTCCATATCCTCCTGCACGGGCTCCGGACCAGTCTTTCGGACGGCTGGGGCGGATCCATGATCGCAACTGACGTCCAGGACGTGCTCTTCGGGACCCCGACTCCGATCAAATCCACCGTAAACCTCGGGGTGCTTGCCGAAGACAAGGTTAACCTTGTAATACACGGGCACGAATCCATCCTCTCGGAAATGATTCTGGAAGCTTCCGAGGACCCCGAAATCCTGAAGCTTGCAAAGGAAAAAGGAGCAAAAGGAATTAACATTACAGGCATGTGCTGCACCGGAAACGAGACCCTCATGCGCCATGGGATCCCCACAGCAGGAAACTTCCTCCAGCAGGAACTTGCCGTCATAACCGGAGCCGTGGAGGCCATGGTCGTGGACGTGCAATGCATCATGCCGGCCCTCGGGACACTTACTAGCTGCTACCACACGAAATTCATCTCCACCTCCCCGAAAGCCGATTTCCCAGGAACCGTGAGAATGGAGTTCCACGAAGAAACCGCCTATGAGATCGCAAAAGAGATCGTAAGGACCGCGGTCGAAAACTACCCGAACAGGAACCCTGCAAGAGTCAACATCCCGGACGAGAAGCAGGAATGCATGGTCGGTTTCAGCGCCGAAGCCATCCTCGCTGCCCTCGGAGGGACCCCTGCCCCCCTCATCGACGCCATAACAGGGGGAGCCGTAAAGGGTATCGGAGCAGTCGTGGGCTGCAACAATGTCAAGGTAAAGCACAACTACGGTCATGTCAACCTTGTTAAGGAACTTATCAAGAACAACGTCCTGGTAGTCACCACCGGCTGCAATGCCATAGCCTGCGCCGAAGCCGGACTTCTGGTGCCGGAAGCAGCTGCCATGGCAGGGGATGGGTTAAAAGGAGTCTGTGAAGCCCTGGGCATCCCCCCGGTCCTGCACATGGGTTCCTGTGTGGACATAAGCCGCATCCTGCTGCTCGCCTCAGCCGTTGCAAAGACTCTCGGCGTGGACATCAGTGACCTGCCCGTTGCCGGAGCAGCTCCTGAGTGGATGAGTGAAAAAGCTGTGAGCATAGGGGTATACGTAGTCGCCTCCGGGGTCTATACCGTACTCGGGACAGTCCCTCCTGTGCTTGGAAGCTCCGAGGTTACAAAGCTTCTCACAGAGGGGCTGGACAAAGTTGTGGGAGCCACTTTTGCCGTTGAAACGGACCCCTTCAAGGCAGCAAACCTGATGCTCAAACATATCGAAGGAAAAAGAAGGGATCTTGGCCTTAAACCCTGA
- a CDS encoding methytransferase partner Trm112 has translation MKKDLMDILACPMCKGDLILNVVEENEEEVISGTLYCPVCKEHYPIDEGIPNLLPPDLRN, from the coding sequence GTGAAAAAAGATCTTATGGATATTCTGGCCTGCCCTATGTGTAAGGGCGACTTGATTTTGAACGTTGTTGAAGAAAATGAAGAAGAGGTCATATCCGGAACTCTCTACTGCCCTGTCTGTAAAGAGCATTATCCCATAGATGAGGGGATTCCGAATTTGCTTCCTCCAGACCTCAGAAACTGA
- the pyrG gene encoding glutamine hydrolyzing CTP synthase — translation MKYIVVTGGVMSGLGKGITIASIGRNLKNKGYKVTAIKIDPYINIDAGTMSPYQHGEVFVLRDGGEVDLDLGNYERFLDTELTRDHNLTTGKVYQEVISKERRGDYLGKTVQIIPHITNEIKNRIRKVAARSGADICLVEIGGTVGDIESMPFLEAVRQMHREEPSENIVFIHVTLVMEDLQGEQKTKPSQHSVKELRALGLSPEVIVARSKTPLHESATEKIALFCDVPQELVISAYDADDIYDVPLVIEEQGLTTQLMKHLKLESCVEDNGWREMVARMKSTTYEVKLAIIGKYTNLEDSYLSILEAVKHGGIDNGCRVEVNMVEAETLEEDPAEVEKLIQVDGILIPGGFGERGTEGKMLAIKFARENNIPFLGICLGMQLAVIEFARNVVKLENANSTEFDEDTPYPVIDILPEQTGVADMGGTMRLGDYEAILKEGSIATKLYGTNYIVERHRHRYEVNPDFVDKLESFGIVFSGKNKNRMEIAEIPDKRFFFASQFHPEFRSRPGRPSPPFKGLVRAMCKYRKEKEEQ, via the coding sequence ATGAAATATATCGTAGTTACCGGTGGGGTGATGAGCGGGCTTGGGAAAGGCATCACCATCGCGTCCATCGGCAGAAACCTTAAAAACAAAGGTTATAAAGTTACGGCTATCAAGATCGACCCTTACATCAATATTGATGCAGGCACCATGAGCCCCTACCAGCATGGGGAAGTTTTTGTGCTCAGGGACGGAGGTGAAGTTGACCTGGATCTCGGAAACTATGAGAGGTTCCTTGACACGGAACTTACCAGAGACCACAACCTTACAACAGGCAAGGTTTACCAGGAAGTAATTTCCAAGGAGAGAAGAGGAGACTACCTTGGAAAGACTGTTCAGATCATTCCCCACATTACAAACGAGATCAAGAATAGAATAAGAAAGGTTGCAGCCAGGAGCGGGGCTGATATCTGTCTTGTTGAGATCGGGGGGACTGTCGGAGACATTGAAAGCATGCCTTTCCTTGAGGCTGTCCGCCAGATGCACAGGGAAGAACCTTCTGAAAATATTGTCTTTATTCATGTTACCCTCGTTATGGAAGACCTTCAGGGCGAACAGAAAACCAAGCCTTCCCAGCATTCGGTGAAGGAACTCCGAGCTCTTGGTTTGAGTCCCGAAGTAATCGTTGCAAGGTCAAAGACTCCTCTTCATGAAAGTGCCACGGAAAAGATTGCCCTTTTTTGCGATGTGCCACAGGAACTGGTTATCAGCGCTTATGATGCAGACGATATTTATGACGTGCCTCTTGTCATTGAAGAGCAGGGACTGACCACTCAGCTCATGAAGCACCTGAAACTTGAGTCCTGTGTTGAAGATAACGGGTGGAGGGAGATGGTTGCAAGGATGAAATCCACAACCTACGAGGTCAAGCTGGCAATTATAGGTAAATATACAAACCTTGAGGACTCTTACCTCAGTATACTTGAGGCTGTCAAGCACGGCGGAATTGATAATGGGTGCAGGGTTGAAGTCAACATGGTTGAGGCCGAGACCCTGGAAGAAGATCCTGCAGAGGTCGAGAAGCTCATACAGGTTGATGGCATCCTGATTCCCGGAGGCTTTGGCGAACGTGGGACTGAAGGAAAGATGCTTGCAATCAAATTTGCAAGGGAAAACAATATTCCTTTCCTCGGGATCTGCCTTGGCATGCAGCTTGCTGTAATCGAGTTTGCAAGAAATGTGGTGAAGCTGGAAAATGCAAACAGCACGGAGTTTGATGAAGACACTCCTTACCCTGTCATTGATATCCTCCCGGAGCAGACCGGAGTTGCGGATATGGGCGGCACCATGCGCCTTGGAGATTACGAAGCCATCCTTAAAGAAGGATCTATTGCCACAAAGCTCTACGGCACCAATTACATTGTCGAGCGCCACCGGCACAGGTATGAAGTGAATCCCGATTTCGTGGACAAACTTGAATCCTTTGGCATAGTCTTTTCCGGCAAAAACAAAAACAGGATGGAAATCGCCGAAATTCCTGACAAGCGTTTCTTCTTTGCTTCTCAGTTCCACCCGGAGTTCAGGTCAAGACCGGGAAGGCCATCTCCCCCGTTCAAAGGCCTCGTCAGGGCAATGTGCAAATACAGGAAGGAAAAGGAAGAACAGTAA